A section of the Falco peregrinus isolate bFalPer1 chromosome 3, bFalPer1.pri, whole genome shotgun sequence genome encodes:
- the TTLL10 gene encoding LOW QUALITY PROTEIN: inactive polyglycylase TTLL10 (The sequence of the model RefSeq protein was modified relative to this genomic sequence to represent the inferred CDS: inserted 1 base in 1 codon; deleted 1 base in 1 codon; substituted 2 bases at 2 genomic stop codons), translated as MIFPFAGWAEMAFVPANRTKNTKSTKHGRNQQQAGSLSASRGGSCILGLDSVIWVSISQMLVCKRQTHKSYELPAKKSDHKQNFLAKTKTMGDKSSNGFEGDDITSDITSETTGSSISNFASASTNTEVKLDKAKSSETRTQGKACPQEKQPEEIPKAPVKPGPYFHMSGSNGAELVSAYSQSRGWQRIYDNRREDYALKWCGIKCRETYYRFKEGEQLLYQIPNNRVLTSQIGLXCCLKEQERMMKKISRNHDSKLLKMKEFSPETFCLDLEDEKHAFFELHKEEQIWICQLCCSNXGRGIFLLRTAAAVSTASFKILASILRSAEDYLLDRRVPYRVPRARIMQRYIHKPLLLEGKKFDIQSYLLIACTAPYVLLFTQGYVKLTFIKYNAASEGLTVHLTNQANYRKQNLQEQLPGETVWHTEHFNSYVNEKFRKTNGLPKDWVFTVFTVILKRMQQIMLRCFLAAKHKLKGKLGYFDLTSCDILIDENFKVWLLQINANPALXYQCKALRDVSPAVVFESLDLVLVVFDKRPIGQSILPSEAFGHVVLLCHEDTAGLGQKQPPKLRTGPCTG; from the exons GTTTGGACTCAGTGATTTGGGTATCAATATCCCAAATGCTAGTGTGCAAACGCCAGACTCACAAATCCTATGAGTTACCAGCCAAGAAATCAGACCACAAACAGAACTTTCTTGCTAAGACCAAGACAATGGGTGACAAATCCAGCAATGGTTTTGAGGGTGATGACATTACATCAGATATCACTTCTGAAACCACAGG TTCCTCAATTTCCAATTTTGCATCTGCTTCTACCAACACTGAAGTGAAGCTTGACAAAGCCAAGTCTAGTGAGACTAGAACACAGGGTAAGGCATGCCCTCAAGAAAAACAGCCAGAAGAGATACCAAAAGCACCAGTGAAACCAGGACCATATTTTCATATGAGTGGATCTAACGGAGCCGAGCT tGTGAGTGCCTATAGCCAGAGCAGAGGATGGCAGCGTATCTATGACAACAGAAGAGAGGATTATGCACTGAAATGGTGTGGAATCAAGTGCCGAGAGACCTATTACCGTTTCAAAGAAG GTGAACAGCTTCTCTACCAGATTCCGAACAACAGAGTCCTCACCAGTCAGATAGGGCTTTAGTGCTGCCTGAAAGAGCAAGAGCGGATGATGAAAAAGATCAGTAGGAACCATGATTCCAA GTTACTGAAGATGAAAGAATTCTCCCCAGAAACTTTTTGCCTGGACTTAGAGGATgagaaacatgctttttttgaGCTTCACAAAG aagaacagatttGGATCTGCCAGCTGTGTTGCTCTAACTGAGGTCGAGGAATCTTCCTGCTGAgaactgcagctgctgtcagcacagCATCCTTCAAG ATTCTTGCTTCAATCCTCCGCAGTGCTGAGGACTACCTACTCGATAGAAGGGTGCCATACAGGGTTCCCCGGGCAAGAATAATGCAAAGGT ATATTCACAAGCCTCTGCTCCTGGAAGGGAAGAAGTTTGATATCCAGTCTTACCTCCTCATTGCCTGCACAGCACCATACGTGTTACTTTTCACCCAGGGTTACGTCAAGTTGACCTTCATCAAGTATAATGCTGCTTCTGAAGGTCTGACTGTTCATCTGACCAACCAGGCAAACTACA GGAAACAAAATTTGCAGGAACAACTG CCAGGTGAGACAGTTTGGCACACGGAGCACTTCAACAGCTACGTTAATGAGAAGTTCAGAAAAACCAACGGCCTCCCCAAAGACTGGGTTTTCACTGTCTTTACTGTAA TTCTGAAAAGGATGCAGCAGATCATGTTGCGGTGCTTCTTGGCAGCCAAGCACAAACTCAAGGGCAAACTGGGCTACTTCGATCTCACCAGCTGTGACATTTTAATTGATGAAAACTTTAAG GTCTGGCTTCTGCAGATCAATGCAAATCCAGCAC CCTATCAATGCAAAGCCTTGAGAGATGTCAGCCCAGCTGTAGTCTTCGAGAGCCTTG ATTTGGTTCTTGTGGTTTTCGACAAGCGCCCCATAGGTCAGAGTATTTTACCTTCAGAGGCATTTGGCCACGTTGTGCTCCTCTGTCATGAGGATACTGCAGGGCTTGGCCAGAAACAACCCCCGAAGCTCAGAACTGGCCCGTGTACAGGCTGA